A genome region from Bacillota bacterium includes the following:
- the hisB gene encoding imidazoleglycerol-phosphate dehydratase HisB yields MNKAVRAAKFTRTTKETDIRIELNLDGTGVYQINTGIGFFDHMLTALARHSGFDLVVTCAGDLQVDGHHTVEDVGICLGQALRQCIGDGAGIARYGDACIPMDEALVHAVMDISGRGFLAHNLELPQERVGQFDTCLVEEFLRAFAVNAGLTLHARQLAGTNSHHIIEALFKALAHALRQAVMLTDEERVLSTKGKLDL; encoded by the coding sequence ATGAATAAAGCGGTAAGAGCGGCAAAATTTACCCGGACAACAAAAGAAACGGATATTAGGATTGAGCTGAATCTGGACGGAACCGGTGTTTATCAGATCAATACTGGAATCGGTTTTTTCGATCATATGCTTACAGCGTTAGCCCGCCACAGCGGATTTGACTTGGTGGTGACCTGCGCCGGAGACCTGCAGGTGGACGGACATCATACAGTGGAGGATGTCGGTATCTGCTTGGGGCAGGCGCTGCGGCAGTGTATCGGTGATGGCGCAGGTATTGCCCGCTACGGAGATGCGTGTATTCCTATGGATGAAGCGCTCGTTCACGCAGTGATGGATATCAGCGGGCGCGGGTTTTTAGCTCACAATCTTGAGCTGCCGCAGGAACGGGTAGGCCAGTTTGATACCTGTCTCGTCGAAGAGTTTTTGCGCGCATTTGCTGTAAATGCCGGGTTGACGCTGCATGCGCGGCAGCTGGCTGGAACAAACAGCCATCACATTATTGAAGCGCTGTTTAAAGCGCTGGCTCACGCGCTGCGCCAAGCAGTAATGCTTACAGATGAGGAAAGAGTCCTCTCGACCAAAGGAAAATTGGATTTATAG
- the hisD gene encoding histidinol dehydrogenase, with amino-acid sequence MRIVNVKDFPSLEAVRELVVRPDLDEVPVNPAGMERTKQIFGKALTPQESVAVILGDIKREGDAGLLRYIDKIDGQKLTSEQLFVGKHEFEQAETMVSPQFLEALDTAIINVRKYHQKQVENSWFAPEADGIILGQKVTPLDRVGIYVPGGNAPLISSVVMSAVPARVAGVSEIIMATPLRNGEIDPHLLVAAKRCGVNAVLKAGGAQAIGALAYGTETVPRVDKIVGPGNLFVTLAKKMVYGRVGIEALAGPSEILVIADGSVPAAYAAADLLSQAEHDWEASAALITTSEAYAAAVQDEIEMQLSSLDTSDIAAVALENWGLIVITENLNQAVELANVFAPEHLELLVENPWELVGRIKHAGAIFLGKYAAEPVGDYIAGPNHILPTNGTARFASPLTTNDFVKKSSVIYYSEAGLKKFGPQAVEIADREGLTAHGNAIRIRLQDLEAGDKHE; translated from the coding sequence ATGCGCATCGTTAATGTCAAAGATTTTCCATCTTTGGAAGCAGTTCGGGAACTGGTGGTTCGCCCGGATCTAGATGAGGTGCCGGTTAATCCGGCGGGGATGGAGCGCACTAAGCAGATTTTTGGAAAAGCGCTGACTCCTCAAGAATCGGTAGCTGTAATTCTGGGTGATATTAAACGGGAAGGCGATGCGGGACTGCTGCGCTACATAGATAAAATTGATGGGCAAAAATTAACCTCAGAGCAGCTTTTTGTCGGAAAGCACGAGTTTGAGCAGGCAGAAACGATGGTTAGTCCCCAGTTTCTCGAAGCTCTAGATACAGCCATAATCAATGTGAGAAAGTACCATCAGAAACAAGTGGAGAACAGCTGGTTTGCTCCCGAAGCCGATGGCATTATTCTCGGCCAGAAGGTTACTCCCCTAGACCGAGTTGGCATCTATGTTCCCGGCGGCAATGCGCCCTTGATTTCTTCGGTGGTGATGAGCGCGGTTCCCGCCCGAGTTGCAGGGGTTAGCGAGATAATTATGGCTACACCGCTGCGGAACGGAGAGATTGATCCGCACCTTTTGGTAGCTGCTAAACGCTGCGGAGTAAATGCGGTGCTGAAAGCCGGCGGTGCACAGGCAATTGGAGCATTAGCCTACGGCACAGAAACAGTGCCGCGGGTCGATAAAATAGTGGGACCGGGTAATTTGTTTGTTACCTTGGCCAAGAAGATGGTTTACGGCCGCGTTGGGATCGAAGCCTTGGCCGGACCCAGTGAGATTTTAGTAATTGCCGACGGTTCAGTGCCGGCTGCTTATGCGGCTGCGGATCTTTTGTCCCAGGCAGAACACGATTGGGAAGCCTCAGCGGCCCTAATTACAACCAGTGAAGCATATGCCGCTGCTGTGCAAGATGAGATTGAAATGCAGCTGAGTTCGCTCGATACGTCTGATATTGCAGCAGTTGCCCTGGAAAACTGGGGGCTAATTGTTATTACTGAGAACCTGAATCAAGCAGTTGAGCTTGCAAATGTATTTGCGCCTGAGCATTTGGAACTGCTGGTCGAAAACCCGTGGGAGTTAGTAGGCAGAATCAAGCACGCAGGGGCTATCTTCCTCGGTAAATATGCGGCGGAACCGGTTGGTGATTATATCGCTGGTCCTAATCATATTCTGCCCACAAACGGTACAGCCCGTTTTGCCTCTCCATTGACAACCAATGATTTTGTGAAAAAATCCAGCGTTATTTATTACTCAGAAGCGGGCTTGAAGAAATTTGGACCGCAAGCAGTGGAGATTGCTGATCGGGAAGGTTTAACAGCCCACGGTAACGCGATTAGAATCCGGCTGCAAGATTTGGAGGCGGGTGACAAGCATGAATAA
- a CDS encoding ATP phosphoribosyltransferase — MLSIAVAKGRLLDSFLELLSKAGYDCDALLQETRKLVIDVPAAGLQFILAKPADVPTYVEYGAADLGVVGKDTLTESDKDVAELLDLKYGYCKLVVAVPESLNITSVRELDFNSRVASKYPNTANQFFNSHGIQVEIIPLNGSIELGPIVGLSEAVVDITETGRTLVENGLVVLDTIMESTARLIANRISLKTKREAIVELVGALEGVIENAHR, encoded by the coding sequence ATGTTAAGTATAGCGGTAGCCAAAGGAAGGTTATTAGATTCCTTTCTCGAACTCCTAAGCAAAGCTGGGTACGACTGCGATGCTCTGCTGCAGGAAACCCGTAAGCTTGTGATTGATGTTCCCGCAGCCGGATTACAGTTTATTCTCGCCAAACCGGCTGATGTGCCCACTTATGTGGAATATGGAGCTGCCGATTTGGGTGTTGTGGGCAAGGATACCTTAACCGAGAGCGATAAAGATGTAGCCGAGCTGTTGGATTTAAAATACGGGTACTGCAAGCTGGTTGTAGCAGTTCCCGAAAGTCTCAATATTACCAGTGTGCGGGAACTAGATTTTAACAGCCGTGTAGCCAGCAAATATCCCAATACTGCCAATCAGTTTTTCAACAGTCATGGGATTCAAGTAGAGATCATTCCCCTGAACGGTTCAATAGAGTTAGGACCGATTGTTGGTTTAAGCGAGGCAGTAGTGGATATTACTGAAACAGGGCGCACCTTGGTTGAAAACGGTTTGGTGGTGCTGGATACAATTATGGAGAGTACTGCGCGGTTGATTGCTAACCGGATCAGTTTGAAAACTAAGCGGGAAGCCATTGTTGAGCTGGTTGGCGCGCTTGAAGGAGTGATTGAAAATGCGCATCGTTAA
- the hisZ gene encoding ATP phosphoribosyltransferase regulatory subunit translates to MDLRTPRGVKDFLPADAEWKLELEQKIRTVFNKWGYQEVISPTFEFHDVLVQNGAETQQTYRFFDHNGELLVLRPDLTTPIARMVATRLKDEPKPLRLSYLANVFRYDDVQVGFQREFYQAGVELIGSSSPAADAEAAALAVTVFNELGVNNFNLDLGHTGYIHGILEECELESLRKRFWQLLLKKDLVGLKALTAESDLSEQTKKLLLKLPHFRGRESLLEQAYYSTENPRARSAVANLKEIYSYLDAYGLRDQIYIDLSIVKSLDYYTGMVLEGYVPSLGFTICSGGRYDQLGNRFGSGLPAVGFALGLERLMLVLENQGQRCDTAPNGILVLPRSWPDALRFAAAERSRKTRVEVDVQCLSETDAIEYAQQKGYSRVVIVEAGAVHTIMPAGCEGAGGC, encoded by the coding sequence ATGGATCTGCGGACACCGCGGGGTGTAAAGGATTTTCTACCGGCAGATGCAGAGTGGAAATTAGAGTTAGAACAGAAAATTAGGACCGTGTTTAATAAGTGGGGATATCAGGAAGTGATTTCCCCTACTTTTGAATTCCACGATGTTTTAGTTCAAAACGGGGCTGAAACTCAGCAGACGTATCGGTTTTTTGATCACAATGGCGAGCTGCTGGTGCTGCGTCCGGATTTAACAACTCCCATTGCCCGAATGGTGGCAACTCGGCTGAAAGATGAACCAAAGCCGCTCCGCCTCAGCTATCTGGCCAATGTGTTTCGTTATGATGATGTCCAGGTCGGTTTTCAGCGTGAATTTTATCAAGCCGGCGTGGAATTAATCGGCAGCAGCTCACCAGCAGCAGATGCAGAAGCTGCGGCTTTGGCAGTTACTGTTTTCAATGAACTGGGAGTAAACAACTTTAACTTGGATTTAGGACACACCGGGTATATCCACGGCATTCTGGAAGAATGTGAGTTGGAGTCGCTGCGAAAGCGCTTTTGGCAGCTTCTGCTTAAAAAAGATTTAGTCGGGCTGAAAGCTTTAACAGCTGAAAGCGATCTGTCAGAGCAGACTAAAAAACTGCTTCTCAAACTGCCGCATTTTCGGGGTCGGGAGTCCCTTTTAGAACAGGCCTATTACAGCACGGAAAATCCCCGAGCCCGCAGCGCAGTTGCCAATTTAAAAGAAATATACTCATATCTTGATGCCTATGGTCTCAGGGATCAGATTTATATTGACCTCAGCATCGTCAAATCACTTGATTATTATACCGGCATGGTTTTAGAAGGATATGTGCCAAGTCTTGGCTTTACTATCTGCAGCGGAGGACGCTATGATCAGCTCGGAAATCGCTTCGGCAGCGGTCTGCCGGCGGTAGGTTTTGCTCTCGGGTTAGAGCGTTTAATGCTGGTGCTGGAGAATCAGGGTCAGCGTTGTGATACCGCACCAAATGGAATCCTGGTTCTGCCTCGCTCCTGGCCCGATGCTTTGAGATTTGCGGCAGCCGAAAGAAGCAGGAAAACACGAGTTGAGGTGGATGTTCAGTGTCTTTCTGAGACTGATGCCATCGAATACGCCCAGCAAAAGGGATACAGCAGGGTAGTTATTGTCGAAGCTGGCGCTGTTCATACTATTATGCCAGCTGGTTGTGAGGGGGCTGGGGGATGTTAA
- the guaA gene encoding glutamine-hydrolyzing GMP synthase — protein MVTDMETILVLDFGTHYSQDLARKVRSFQVYSEILPWNTDVKEIADKKPLGIILSGVSTPDALDRMELKPELYELNIPILGLGLGMELMAVQLGDSVTTTADLQSELFWDCSELNEDESFAALEDRERKLYGVQLEPAAVETDLGARIIENFVLRICGCTQTWTMDRFVDSMIESIRTQVGDKKVVCGLSGGIDSSAAAVLVHKAIGSQLTCIFVDNGLMRKNEVQQVVDLFSREFDLNLVAVDAGERFLAKLKGVADPETKRKIIGTEFIRVFEEEAKKLGSVDFLVQGTLYPDVIESGIGEGAVIKSHHNVGGLPDDLNFELIEPLRQLFKDEVRMVARQLGLPDSIVMRHPFPGPGLAVRVIGEITEAKLEILREADAIFIEELRNSGWYGRVWQALAVLTDTRTVGMDQEDRTYDHVVALRAVNSVDGMAADWVRLPYDLLERVSSRILREVKGVNRVVYDISSKPPATIEWE, from the coding sequence ATGGTGACTGATATGGAAACGATTTTAGTCCTGGATTTTGGAACCCATTATAGTCAGGATCTAGCCAGGAAAGTTCGCAGTTTCCAGGTTTACAGTGAAATTCTGCCTTGGAATACCGATGTAAAGGAGATTGCTGATAAAAAACCGCTGGGAATTATCCTATCGGGAGTATCAACTCCGGATGCGCTGGACAGAATGGAGCTTAAACCCGAGCTGTATGAGCTGAATATCCCGATTTTGGGCCTTGGTCTAGGTATGGAATTGATGGCTGTACAGCTGGGTGACAGTGTTACAACAACTGCAGACCTGCAGTCAGAACTATTTTGGGATTGCAGTGAGTTAAACGAAGATGAGTCGTTTGCCGCGCTGGAGGATCGGGAACGCAAGCTGTATGGGGTGCAGCTGGAGCCCGCCGCTGTGGAAACAGATTTAGGAGCTAGAATTATTGAGAATTTTGTGCTGCGCATCTGCGGCTGCACGCAAACCTGGACCATGGATCGCTTTGTTGACTCGATGATTGAGTCAATCCGCACTCAGGTTGGGGATAAAAAAGTTGTCTGCGGCTTAAGTGGTGGTATCGATTCTTCAGCAGCTGCAGTATTAGTTCATAAAGCAATCGGTTCTCAGCTGACCTGCATCTTCGTGGATAACGGTTTGATGCGGAAAAACGAAGTGCAGCAGGTTGTGGATCTTTTCAGCAGGGAATTTGATTTAAATCTTGTTGCAGTCGATGCAGGTGAGCGGTTCCTGGCGAAACTGAAAGGTGTAGCCGATCCTGAAACCAAACGCAAGATTATTGGTACCGAATTCATCCGGGTTTTTGAGGAAGAAGCAAAAAAACTCGGCAGCGTTGATTTTTTAGTGCAGGGTACGCTTTATCCAGATGTAATTGAGAGCGGGATTGGTGAAGGCGCAGTGATTAAATCGCATCACAATGTAGGCGGTCTTCCGGACGATCTCAATTTCGAGCTGATCGAACCGCTGCGACAGCTTTTTAAGGATGAAGTGAGGATGGTTGCCAGACAGCTGGGTCTGCCTGATTCGATTGTGATGCGCCATCCTTTCCCAGGACCAGGCTTAGCGGTCCGAGTCATCGGTGAGATCACTGAAGCTAAGTTAGAGATACTGCGCGAAGCAGATGCGATTTTTATTGAAGAACTTCGGAATTCCGGATGGTATGGCAGAGTCTGGCAGGCGCTGGCTGTGCTGACCGATACGAGAACGGTGGGTATGGATCAAGAGGATCGCACTTATGACCATGTGGTTGCTTTACGGGCGGTTAATAGTGTTGATGGTATGGCTGCAGACTGGGTCCGTCTGCCGTATGATCTCCTTGAGCGGGTCAGCTCCCGAATTCTGCGGGAAGTTAAGGGCGTGAATCGTGTGGTTTACGATATTAGCTCCAAGCCACCGGCAACCATTGAATGGGAATAG
- the hpt gene encoding hypoxanthine phosphoribosyltransferase: protein MNPIQEILLSEEQISSRVAELGAQISQDYQGKDLVLVGILKGAICFFSDLIRKVSIPINVDFMAVSSYGSSYQTSGAVRILKDLDLPIEGRHVLIVEDIVDTGLTLNYLKNNLLSRNPASLKVCALLDKPDRRQVDERADYLGFTIPDEFVVGYGIDYAEQYRSLPYVAILSPSAYQDS, encoded by the coding sequence ATGAATCCGATTCAAGAAATTTTATTGAGTGAAGAGCAGATAAGCAGCCGCGTTGCGGAGCTGGGTGCCCAGATATCTCAAGATTATCAAGGAAAAGATTTGGTTTTAGTCGGCATTTTAAAAGGGGCCATCTGCTTCTTTTCCGACCTAATTAGAAAGGTTTCGATTCCGATCAATGTTGACTTTATGGCAGTTTCCAGTTACGGCAGTTCTTACCAAACTTCCGGCGCAGTTCGCATCCTTAAAGATTTGGATCTGCCAATCGAGGGACGGCATGTTTTGATTGTGGAAGACATTGTGGATACAGGCTTAACGCTGAATTACTTAAAAAATAATCTCTTATCCCGCAATCCGGCAAGCCTTAAGGTCTGCGCTCTATTGGATAAGCCGGATCGGCGCCAGGTAGATGAGCGGGCGGATTATCTCGGCTTTACCATTCCCGATGAGTTTGTAGTGGGTTATGGTATTGACTACGCGGAGCAGTACCGCTCGCTGCCTTATGTGGCGATTCTCTCTCCTTCTGCGTATCAGGATAGTTAA
- the groL gene encoding chaperonin GroEL (60 kDa chaperone family; promotes refolding of misfolded polypeptides especially under stressful conditions; forms two stacked rings of heptamers to form a barrel-shaped 14mer; ends can be capped by GroES; misfolded proteins enter the barrel where they are refolded when GroES binds), which yields MAKDLLFGEDGRKKLEQGVNALADAVKVTLGPKGRNVVLEKKYGSPTITNDGVTIAREIELEDPFENMGAQLVKEVATKTNDVAGDGTTTATVLAQAMIREGLKNVAAGANPMFLKRGIDQAVAIAVDKIEKVAKPVETKEAIAQVASISADDKEIGDLIADAMEKVGKDGVITVEESNSIGTTLEVVEGMQFDRGYVSHYMVTDSDRMEVVLDEPNILITDRKISAVADILPILEKTIQVNKPLLIIAEDVEGEALATLIVNKLRGTLQVAAVKAPGFGDRRKAMLGDIATVTGGQVISEDLGLKLENTTVDMLGSARQVRITKEDTTIVDGKGSTDAIQARINQIRNEIEETTSDYDREKLQERLAKLAGGVAVIQVGAATETELKEKKYRIEDALSATRAAVEEGIVAGGGTMLIDCIKALDNVEAEGDVMTGVQLVRKALEAPLKQIANNAGVEGAIIVEKVKEAEEGIGFDAVSMQFVNMVEKGIIDPAKVTRSALQHAASIAGMLLTTETLIADKPEPTPPMPEGGMGPGMM from the coding sequence ATGGCAAAAGATTTACTATTCGGTGAAGACGGTAGAAAGAAGCTTGAGCAAGGTGTTAACGCTTTAGCTGATGCTGTTAAAGTGACTTTAGGCCCTAAAGGCAGAAACGTTGTATTGGAGAAAAAATATGGTTCTCCCACTATTACCAATGACGGTGTTACCATTGCCCGTGAGATCGAATTAGAAGATCCGTTTGAAAACATGGGAGCCCAATTAGTAAAAGAAGTTGCTACTAAGACCAATGACGTTGCTGGTGACGGAACAACTACAGCTACTGTACTGGCCCAAGCAATGATCCGTGAAGGATTGAAAAACGTTGCAGCTGGTGCTAATCCGATGTTCCTCAAGCGCGGTATTGATCAGGCGGTAGCAATTGCTGTTGATAAGATTGAAAAAGTAGCCAAACCGGTAGAAACTAAAGAAGCTATTGCTCAAGTTGCATCTATTTCTGCTGATGACAAAGAAATTGGCGATCTGATCGCTGACGCAATGGAAAAAGTGGGCAAAGACGGAGTTATTACCGTCGAGGAATCCAACTCCATCGGTACCACTCTGGAAGTTGTTGAAGGTATGCAGTTTGACCGCGGCTATGTATCACACTACATGGTAACAGATAGCGACCGGATGGAAGTGGTATTAGATGAGCCCAATATTTTAATCACCGACAGAAAGATCAGTGCTGTAGCTGATATTCTCCCAATTTTAGAAAAGACAATCCAAGTTAACAAGCCGCTGTTGATTATTGCAGAGGATGTTGAAGGTGAAGCTTTAGCAACCTTGATCGTTAACAAACTGCGCGGTACCCTGCAGGTAGCTGCTGTGAAGGCTCCTGGATTTGGTGATCGCCGCAAGGCAATGCTCGGAGATATCGCCACAGTAACTGGTGGACAGGTAATCTCTGAAGATTTAGGCCTCAAACTCGAAAACACCACTGTCGATATGCTTGGTTCTGCTCGCCAAGTTAGAATCACTAAAGAAGATACAACTATCGTTGACGGTAAAGGTTCAACCGATGCTATCCAAGCTAGAATCAATCAAATCCGCAACGAGATTGAAGAAACTACCTCTGATTATGATCGTGAAAAACTGCAGGAGCGCTTAGCTAAACTTGCCGGTGGTGTTGCGGTAATTCAAGTCGGCGCAGCTACTGAAACCGAATTGAAAGAAAAGAAATACCGCATTGAAGACGCACTGTCAGCAACAAGAGCTGCAGTAGAAGAAGGTATTGTAGCCGGTGGCGGAACAATGCTGATCGACTGCATCAAGGCTCTGGATAATGTTGAAGCTGAAGGCGATGTCATGACCGGTGTTCAGCTTGTCCGCAAAGCTTTAGAAGCTCCGCTCAAGCAGATTGCTAACAACGCCGGTGTCGAAGGCGCTATCATTGTTGAGAAAGTTAAAGAAGCTGAAGAGGGAATCGGCTTTGACGCAGTCAGCATGCAATTTGTCAACATGGTAGAAAAAGGTATCATCGATCCAGCTAAAGTAACTCGCAGTGCACTGCAGCATGCAGCTTCAATTGCAGGCATGCTGTTAACCACTGAAACTCTGATTGCCGACAAACCTGAACCCACTCCTCCGATGCCAGAAGGCGGAATGGGCCCCGGCATGATGTAA
- a CDS encoding co-chaperone GroES, producing MNLKPLGDRVILKVLEAEEKTQSGIFLPDNAKEKPQQGKVLAVGPGKHNDKGELIPVNVNVGDTVIFAKYAGTEVKYQGEEYLIVKESDLLAVLG from the coding sequence ATGAATCTCAAACCATTAGGTGACCGAGTAATACTTAAAGTGTTAGAGGCTGAAGAAAAGACTCAAAGCGGTATTTTCCTGCCAGATAACGCGAAAGAAAAGCCTCAGCAGGGCAAAGTTTTAGCAGTAGGTCCTGGTAAACATAATGACAAAGGTGAATTGATTCCCGTTAATGTAAATGTTGGCGACACAGTAATTTTTGCAAAATACGCAGGTACTGAAGTTAAGTACCAAGGTGAAGAATATCTGATCGTTAAAGAATCAGATCTGTTAGCAGTACTTGGATAA
- the tsaD gene encoding tRNA (adenosine(37)-N6)-threonylcarbamoyltransferase complex transferase subunit TsaD: protein MSLKRILTLGIETSCDETAAAVIADGKYILSNVIASQIDLHQRFGGVVPEIAARKHIEAIFPVIDQALLDAGVKLEDIDVIAVTYGPGLVGGLLVGLQAAKSLAFALGKPLVGVNHIEGHIYANILAEPDLEPPFICLTASGGHTDLLHIPEFGHYEILGRTRDDAAGEAFDKIARVLGLPYPGGPQIDRLAKAGNRGAIDFPRGLGGEDTFDFSFSGLKTAALNYINRARQMGEEINLPDFAASFQWAIVDVLSAKVIRAAKEKGAKQIILSGGVAANSSLREKVRTLADPLGIGVLVPPPVLCTDNAAMIASAGHFKYAAGHAHGWDLNAFPNLQLE from the coding sequence ATGAGTTTGAAGAGAATACTGACACTGGGAATTGAAACAAGCTGTGATGAAACTGCGGCTGCGGTCATCGCTGATGGAAAGTATATTCTATCGAATGTCATCGCATCCCAGATCGATCTGCACCAGCGATTCGGCGGTGTAGTTCCGGAGATTGCGGCGCGGAAACATATTGAAGCCATTTTTCCGGTTATCGACCAAGCTCTGCTCGATGCCGGTGTAAAGCTGGAAGATATCGATGTGATTGCCGTGACTTACGGTCCCGGTCTTGTTGGCGGTCTATTAGTAGGCCTGCAGGCGGCAAAATCCTTAGCGTTTGCGCTGGGCAAGCCACTCGTTGGTGTCAATCATATTGAAGGCCACATTTATGCCAACATCCTGGCCGAACCCGATCTGGAACCGCCTTTTATCTGCTTAACAGCATCCGGAGGGCATACCGATCTGCTTCACATTCCCGAGTTCGGTCATTACGAAATTTTAGGTCGAACACGTGATGATGCCGCCGGTGAGGCTTTTGATAAAATTGCAAGAGTGCTGGGTCTGCCTTATCCCGGAGGTCCTCAGATTGACAGATTAGCCAAAGCGGGAAACCGTGGTGCCATTGATTTTCCCCGGGGTCTGGGTGGGGAAGATACATTTGACTTCAGCTTCAGCGGCTTAAAAACTGCTGCCTTAAACTATATTAACCGCGCCAGGCAGATGGGTGAGGAGATTAATCTGCCGGATTTTGCTGCTAGTTTTCAATGGGCAATTGTGGACGTCCTTTCTGCTAAAGTGATTAGGGCGGCCAAAGAAAAAGGCGCAAAGCAGATCATTCTCTCTGGAGGAGTAGCAGCTAACAGCAGCTTAAGAGAAAAGGTAAGAACGCTGGCAGATCCTTTAGGCATAGGAGTTTTGGTTCCGCCTCCGGTTCTGTGCACAGATAATGCAGCGATGATAGCCAGTGCCGGGCATTTTAAGTACGCAGCTGGCCATGCCCATGGTTGGGATTTGAACGCATTTCCCAATCTGCAGTTAGAATAA
- the rimI gene encoding ribosomal protein S18-alanine N-acetyltransferase yields MKPEDDIQLSIDTMKISDIPGVQVIERHSFSTPWSMQAFIAEITQNDCARYLVIRSQEQVVGYIGMWVILDEGHITNVAVHPAWRRQGIGTRLIKEMAQLAYGLGVRRMTLEVRVSNYRAQALYRKLGFEDAGIRPKYYLDDGEDALIMWKELKSDEFEENTDTGN; encoded by the coding sequence ATGAAACCGGAAGATGATATTCAGCTTTCGATTGATACAATGAAAATCAGTGATATACCCGGAGTTCAGGTAATTGAACGCCATTCTTTTTCCACGCCATGGTCGATGCAGGCTTTTATTGCAGAGATTACCCAGAATGACTGTGCCCGCTATTTGGTAATCCGCAGCCAAGAACAGGTAGTGGGTTATATCGGCATGTGGGTTATTCTTGACGAAGGACATATTACTAATGTGGCGGTGCATCCGGCATGGCGCCGGCAGGGGATCGGGACCAGGCTCATTAAAGAGATGGCTCAGCTGGCTTATGGTCTTGGAGTGCGGAGAATGACTCTGGAAGTGCGTGTATCCAATTACCGTGCCCAGGCACTATATCGGAAGCTGGGCTTTGAAGATGCCGGCATCCGTCCAAAGTATTACTTGGATGATGGTGAAGATGCGCTGATTATGTGGAAGGAATTGAAGTCTGATGAGTTTGAAGAGAATACTGACACTGGGAATTGA
- the tsaB gene encoding tRNA (adenosine(37)-N6)-threonylcarbamoyltransferase complex dimerization subunit type 1 TsaB: MMIMGIDTSGSIGGAALVSEAGLIAEYLLTIHNGHSELIIPTIERILSDTGTALEDISAFAVVTGPGSFTGLRVGLATIKGFAYAMSKPIVAVTAMEALAWQYRIYPHLMYPLIDARRREVFTQAFRGGKPESEAVNWKVSDLVDKLNSVSEPVLITGPGALVYREELSEIEQAVIPADQELQLRPSSAAGLGLERFKQGKTLEWYEVLPFYMRKSSAEYQFDKAEKEHETGR; this comes from the coding sequence ATGATGATTATGGGAATAGATACTTCTGGCAGTATTGGCGGTGCAGCCTTGGTAAGTGAGGCAGGTCTGATAGCTGAGTATCTGCTTACAATCCACAACGGCCATTCTGAACTGATCATTCCTACAATTGAACGCATTTTAAGTGATACCGGGACAGCTCTGGAGGATATCAGCGCTTTTGCGGTAGTAACCGGACCCGGTTCTTTTACGGGGCTTCGGGTTGGTTTGGCTACTATCAAAGGGTTTGCCTATGCCATGAGTAAACCGATTGTTGCGGTAACAGCCATGGAAGCCCTTGCCTGGCAGTATCGCATTTATCCGCACCTGATGTATCCGTTAATTGATGCCCGGCGCAGAGAGGTCTTTACTCAGGCTTTTCGAGGCGGCAAACCAGAATCAGAAGCAGTAAACTGGAAAGTCAGCGATTTAGTGGATAAGCTTAACTCGGTTTCCGAACCAGTTTTAATAACTGGTCCCGGTGCCTTGGTTTACCGGGAAGAGCTGAGTGAGATCGAGCAGGCAGTTATTCCTGCTGATCAGGAACTGCAGCTGCGGCCGAGCAGCGCTGCCGGTTTAGGTTTAGAGCGGTTTAAACAGGGAAAAACACTAGAGTGGTACGAAGTCCTGCCTTTTTATATGCGTAAAAGCAGTGCCGAGTATCAATTTGATAAAGCGGAGAAAGAACATGAAACCGGAAGATGA